Sequence from the Amaranthus tricolor cultivar Red isolate AtriRed21 chromosome 1, ASM2621246v1, whole genome shotgun sequence genome:
TTATCAACATTTTGAGTTGATTTAGGTTTGAATCAGACTACTTCAGTTTGACTAGTCTGTGTTATAGATCGGATAAAAGTTGGGTcgaattcaaataaaaataaagttgatcagattagaataaaattaaaataaatttatattggaATAAGCATGTCATATTGAATAAATTGTCTTAAAATTTCAATACTAGTTTTGGTCAATTATTATTAGCCTATTGATATTATAAATTTGTAGTAACGTATCATAgttaatgcaaaaaaaaaataaaatgataaactCGTTTAAAATTTGTATAAAGTTCAGTTATTTAAGGTTCAGATCCAAATCCAAATGGGATCCATCCCATTGCGCAGATGTAGTTTTGACTAACTGAGCACTCCTTAGAATTCTAAAATCCAATTTGTCTGAATGGGTTATTTGAAAAAGCATTGCTAACAAGTGCAAAGTAACATAGGCCACAGCAATCCAGAATGGATCGTGGGCCCGTACAAGTTTTTCATGGATTGTTTCACATATGTTAGCCCAATAATTGAAAGCATATGAACTTCTTGTTTTAAGGTCGTCTCACTgtaagacagtctcatacaagacaggCTGTATAATGTTAGAAGTTACACTAATTAGCTGAAACTCTAACATAAGCTGATTCCTTAATATGACATAAGAAGACAATATAACAACTAATCAAAGGTTATAAGTTCAAATTTCACTCATCCTTAAGttcaagtgaaatatttagtgCTAAGTATGAGAAAATTTTATGTTGCATCCATAATTTTAGCCTAAAGAACTCTCGTGTAAAAGAATGTAATAGAATATATTACATACCCTGTTAGTCTGTGACTATAACCATCAACTGAATTAATTCCTTGACAATTGAATCCAAAAACTTACCCAATATATTTAGtcaaaaacaaaattgaatACCACTATACTAAGCAATTAGAATAatgaaattaagtttgtttGACATTACCATCAAGTTCATACATTTTATTTAGATAATTTTAGAAGCAACtactaaaattaataaaccTAAAATAAGTATTGCTAGTTTATACAACATATACAAACTATTTTCTAAGAAGTTTGGGATTTAATAGGAGAATTTATTTTACATTCTATATGAGACAAACTTTCAATAAAttagctcgtcttgtatgagacaggCCATatatataagtgattatttaacaaattaaatgttTGTAGGCTAATCCAATTGAAATCTTTCCgtaaaaccgtctcatttaagaatttatgcCAACAATTTCATCAATGAACTCTTGGATATTTCGATCCGATGACCCGCCATTTTCCACCGAATTCCTAGCCAAGCCCTTCCACTCATTGGACTTGGCCCAAATCTCAGCTCCCTTAGGCCCACCCATTATCTCTTCAATACACTCTTGGATCATCTCACTTTCAACAAGCCCATCTTTATTGGGCCACACCCTAAGCCCAATACCCAAAACATCAACCAAGAGCTTAGCATTAGTGGGTTGATCACTCCACATAGCGTAAGCAATAATAGGAACCCCAACACTAATAGTTTCCAACACAGAATTCCATCCACAATGAGTTAAAAAACAACCAATAGCTTCATGTGTTAAAACTAGATTTTGTGGGGCCCAATTTACCACTAACCCTTGTTCTTTAGTTTCTTGTATGAATCCCTTTGGTAACTCCCCTGCACCCTCTTGTACAGGATAATCCGGTGGCTTCACAACCCATAAAAATGGCCTCTTGGTGTTTCGTAAGGCGGTCGCGATTCGATCCATTGCTTCTCTGGAATGTACAATCAAACTACCAAATGACACATAAATAACAgattttgggttatttttgtTAAGCCATTCTAAGCATTTATCATCAGATTTCCACATATCAATCCCTATAAAATTTTCTTCATCATGATCATCATGAATTTTACCTTCCAAGAGTTTGGGAGGGACTAATGGACCAACGGTTCTGATCGTGACAAATGTCGAGACATAATTGGATATCACATCTTTCTCAAGTTCATAGAAAGAATTAGCTAAAACCCATTTTAGTTTATGCAAATTTTGTATAGTTTCAAAGAATGTTTTTGTTAAACCCAAAAAAGAATTAGAAGGGAGTACAAAAGAAGGAAGATCACAAGGTTGTAACAAGGGCAAACCTGGTATTTCCACACTTTTTTCAAGGTTTTGTTTGGTGGGAAAATcattaggattggattgaaatctatgGTAGATAGCTAATAGGGTGCATGGTTGTATCCAAAGCATAGCACATGGGATACTTAACTCCTTTGCCACGTCAGCAACCCATGGTATGAACGAGTTATTAATTAGGCATGAAAATTTTTTGGGTCTAGTTTTGTTACAAGCTAAGGATGTGATAATATTACTTAAATTTTTAGACCCAAATTTGGCTAGGGTTTCCATGTATGTATTCAAATTGGCTTTCCGATCATAATCTAGGCTAAACCCATCGGAGAAAAGTAAAATATCGATCCCTGATATTGAGGGGATATCAGGGATCTGATCGGTGACGGTGGTGGTGGATTGGTTGTGTTTGAAAAATCGATGTCGGAAAATTTCGGTGGTGGCAAGGGTTACATGAAGACCTTTGTTTTGCAAGTGTTTACCTAGTCTAAGCATGGGATTAATATGACCTTGGGATGCAAAAGCCACCATCAATACATGAATTGGTTGTTTTTCTTTCTCCATGAGATATGATTTTGGGGTTGGACAAGCAAGAGAAGTAGCAAATAGTTTAGGTATGAGGTTTGATAAATGACGAAATTGgagtaaataaacaaaaatggtTCATAAAATGTTATTGGATATTGAGAAATAGTGGAtgtatattataaatatgatttttttttttatttatgttagtGCATGGTGAAATAATGGATTTGGATTCTTGTGAATTAAGGTGGGCCACATTGGCATTATCTTTGATGATTATAAACCATGTATTAGATAAATAAAAGAAGCATGATACATTATCCTATGGTACATTATCCTATGGATGGATATCATGATATGATAAAGCCAAATACTTAAGAGTAGTTGATAGGCTTCaccgaaaagagaaaataaatttctttgtaTCACCAAGAAGGAAAATCACAAAGATTATCTACCTTATGATCAGTTGTCTATTaaagatgataataataatcacaaacaCTCTTACTCTTTTAATCAAGAAAAAGGTTGCATGAAAGCAATGTGTAATACAAATAGCATGGTCACAGTTATCAGTGTCCTGCACAAAATTAGAGTTCAAGGGGAAGAAATAGTGGACAAATCATACTCGTAATTTAGCATATTCTTTcaaactaaatttttttaacatactTTTCTGTCTCAttcattttgtattatttaagtgaatttttttataagaaaaaaatagatcATGAGTAATATACGAAAAGTATTCAAACAATACTGACCAATGGGCATTTATGACAAATCTCACAAAAtgaaatttctaattttatcaacaacaagagaaaaaataattcttatatTATAGTTGTAATAAATTTTCTCAAGAATAAGGATCCTTGTAACAAAATTGTTAAGAATCTAACAAGTGCCAAAGTTATGAGTTAAGGCTAAGAAATTGTACAAGAAACAAAATGCAAACAATGACATCCACCAAATTATGGCTACATCTTCAATCAACACCTTCAAAAATATAAGAAACTACAAGAAAACAAGACAAGAATGATAGTGAATCTAACGGTTGGCCCGTGGTCATTGTTGAATACAACTCTTTTTCTACCTCTTTGGA
This genomic interval carries:
- the LOC130824874 gene encoding UDP-glycosyltransferase 84B2-like, with the protein product MEKEKQPIHVLMVAFASQGHINPMLRLGKHLQNKGLHVTLATTEIFRHRFFKHNQSTTTVTDQIPDIPSISGIDILLFSDGFSLDYDRKANLNTYMETLAKFGSKNLSNIITSLACNKTRPKKFSCLINNSFIPWVADVAKELSIPCAMLWIQPCTLLAIYHRFQSNPNDFPTKQNLEKSVEIPGLPLLQPCDLPSFVLPSNSFLGLTKTFFETIQNLHKLKWVLANSFYELEKDVISNYVSTFVTIRTVGPLVPPKLLEGKIHDDHDEENFIGIDMWKSDDKCLEWLNKNNPKSVIYVSFGSLIVHSREAMDRIATALRNTKRPFLWVVKPPDYPVQEGAGELPKGFIQETKEQGLVVNWAPQNLVLTHEAIGCFLTHCGWNSVLETISVGVPIIAYAMWSDQPTNAKLLVDVLGIGLRVWPNKDGLVESEMIQECIEEIMGGPKGAEIWAKSNEWKGLARNSVENGGSSDRNIQEFIDEIVGINS